In Sesamum indicum cultivar Zhongzhi No. 13 linkage group LG8, S_indicum_v1.0, whole genome shotgun sequence, the sequence CACTAGTGCAATTCACATTACTTGCAGTTGCCTAACACTCTCCATGAAACATCACTCAATTTTGTCAGTTGTTTTATCATCTTATTAGGATGGTGCAAGTGCATTGGTGTATGAGGTTGTGGTAGAAGTTGTTTCACCCATGTTGGTTCCATGAATGTGCTTTGCTTGTTAGACAGAGTTTTTCTCTTCGTGATAGTCAAATTACTCTTCTCTCAGGAAACAACTTTTCTGGAGGCTTGTATAGAAAATCATACAAAATCTAACCTTTACATGGACCAAGTCGAGTTTGAGCCAGCAAAGCATTGGATTGTAACAACACTGAAAACTGCTGATCATTCTTTGGAGCACAATCTACTGATGGGGTAGTTTAGcaatattttcttatcaaCAGTTAGTGAAAagtcaaactttttttattttatggaatttttagttttaactTATCTTGTATTTAACTTGGTGTTGCATTGTTCTTCTTTAGATACCCTTTAGCTTCTGTTTTGTTTTGACAGAGAAACTTTCAAGGAACCTGTTCTTATTAGATCTGGAGGGGGAATTTACAATTATCTCTAtgagttaaaattttcatcaccTCACAGTGGACAAGTAAAAGTTGAGGGAAGTAATATTCTGGGTAAACTTCAGATAACATGGCGTACAAATTTGGGTGAACCTGGTCGCTTGCAGACACAGCATATTGTTGGTAATGTAAGTTGAATTATTNNNNNNNNNNNNNNNNNNNNNNNNNNNNNNNNNNNNNNNNNNNNNNNNNNNNNNNNNNNNNNNNNNNNNNNNNNNNNNNNNNNTTGTACTCCACAATGTGGTTAGCATTAATTGATCTCGCTGCTGACATCTGAAGAACTGGCCCATAGGGAAAAGTCTGCATGACagaaattttgtataattgttGTTTAGTTAGGATATTATTATCTtagttatctttttctttttgttattgaaTTGATGATTCTATTCTATTCAATAGCCAACATGATTAACCAGATATTTATGTTACCTCATTAGATTCTTATTAATATGCATTCCCTTGCAGCCCATTACTCGTAAGGAGATTGAGTTGGATGCTGTGGAGATACCACCTTCCATTATCTTGGACAAACCTTTCTTGGTAAATTGCAAACTCACTAAGAAACTGTATTGGATGATTTCAATTTCCTTTATTGATCAATGGTCCAATCATTCTCTAAAGGAAAAATTCCAGTTTGTTATCCAAATTTTCTCACCACAGCATCATTCTTAGATGTGACTTAATTATGTCGAAAGTTGCTTCATTTACTAATAGCATGATTAACTTTTACTTACAAAGATGCTGAAGCTTGAAgttctccttttattttccatcaattttagtggattttCCACTTTTCTGTTATCCTATTACGTAGTCCTCAAGGCAATCTCCCCAAACTGGCATACACATTGGAGTAGCCTGTCTAATGCTTTATTGGTTATGGAAGCATGCCTGTGATATCAAGCAGATGAATTCAGGTTTAAATGACCATAACTTATATCACGGAACCAAAATCACGGAATATGTATTTGTCATTGTTGTACTCATAACTTATGAGCACTAAATATTGACATTTTCTAACCATTCTACAGGTAAGCTTTCAACTCATAAATTTGACTGAGCGAGTCTTAGGGCCCTTTGAAGTATGGTTATCGGAAAGTGATTTGCTTAATGAGAAGGCTGTAATGGTCAATGGTCTTCAAACCATGGTGAGCCTTCTAAAATTTCTGTCACCTCTTCCCTAGTTCTATGTTACTAGAAGTTTGTATTAAGCTCCTTACTGCTGAGGATACAATCAATTCTATAAATGACAATGGTATATACATTCAAATAGTAAGTCATAGTTTTGACATGATTATTAATCATTGGCATGGTTACACAGATGTCTTCCAGATTTTGAGCTGCATCTATGTGGAACATTGAGACTTTGAATATCCTGTGcttatatcttaaaatttttaaacatatgaaaatgttatattttactGATTTGCCATCCTCTCATACAGACTCTTGGAGAGGCACAAGCATTTAGCTCCTTGAAGTTTCAGCTGGTAATTTAATTGACCATCTTTAATAACTGTATATAGACTTGTATTaagaatttgtttatttgaaaCTGATGTCAATTAACTGTCAGCTGTTTCGTATTCTGTctacatatattaattgatcatTCTAAGTTTATTCCAACCCTCAGACTTGTGATTTAAGTGGCATATGAATGATTTCTTTAGCGCTACCTGGTATTTGGTtgcttttcaattttctctctctgaTCTTTGTGCATTTTTCACACGCAGAACTTGATTGCTACTAAGCATGGTATTCAGAAGATCAGTGGCATTACAGTCTTTGACACAGTAGAGAAGAAAACTTACAACTCGCTTTTAGAGCTAGAGGTTAGTTGGTTTTGATCTACTTGCCAAAGAAAATGTTTAATGATATTTACCTGGACTTAACAGACATGCCTTCCCAGTTGGATCATTTCCTCGCCATGTTAATTGAATATTCTAGACATGTTGAAACTGATGAGGTGAGTCATAATAATGATGAATTAACAGGTATTTTCATTTGAACTAGTACAAGTGCGAGTGCATTTGTTGTTAAAAGGAACTTCAGAATGACGTTagtatatttatgtaatatatccAGAATTTGCTTTACCACCAAACTTCCATTCAAATACTGTGGTgtttttcgtttttctttGTCCTTTTATTACGTAATGGTGGACTCTTACTCTTGGGCAATCTGCAGATATATGTGGACTCACAGTGATTGATTGGCTGGAACGTTGTTGCTTTGAAGAAGCTGATCGCCGTACCATATTTTGGGTCTGGTTAAAGAGAGCTTATTGCATATCAAAAGGAGCAAAATGCAGCAACGATTTCCGACAACCCTCAGCCCTGATTCAAAACAGTTCAAGGATGGTACAGGCGCCTTCCTCTGCATCTGGCCTTCTTTCCTAGCTTTAGcaatgacattttttttttcttttttttgtgtattttgggATTTTTTGCTTGCCTTGTATGCGAAATGGAAACAGTAACAGTTATACGCTGGAATAGATGAAAACAGGCATTAAATCTTCTGTGCCAGatgttaaaattgtaattttatggaGGCCTTGATGAATAGTCGAGAAGATTATTGCACCcaatataaatgatatttttctttctgtttttcaaTATTGTTAAGTTTTTGTTTCATATCAAAGACCCCTGTTACATGCACGCGGGTATTCACCACTCATCCTATGACCATCTTCCATTCAACTAAATATATACCATCATAATTTTCCAATCATCGAATTTTAAGTCGCCATGAAACAACGAGTCTCCCTAAGTTACAATATGAATactttcatttgaaaaattataaataatttctcatatttgatgaaactatataatttttgaatagaaATATGAAGTTGTTCTTAATCTTAGTTTACCATAAGgtattttgattagttcaccacaaaaatggataaaaatctaatgaaaattaacgaaattgactaattattagatgaatgataaaataaaaggtttttgataattttcgaAGCAATGAAAGGGTATTCGTAATTGTGCTAAATCCTATGGAGGTTGTTGCAATTTATTCTAATGATAACTGGTGCTCAATGATCAAAATAGCATCAGCAAATTTGGCTCTTCTCTCAAATCTAAGGGtgaaaactaaattaaactattcAATTGAAATCGAGTGATAAAAGCtagtttgaatttgatttcaaaaCTTGAGCGGTTGTTTTTGTTCGATAAGCTTTCAAGATGAACTCGAACTCAATTCGATTAGTCCAAAATATTAGACTAATCGAGTTCGACTCATGTTTGGTCCaattaaaaatcatttgaACTTGATTAGagcaataattaaatcaaaattaaacgCAAGTTTTCAAGCTcgatattaattcaaataagcTTGAATAATGATATGTTCGACTCGATTCGACCACTAATCATAAATTGTTGTAGTAATTTCAGGTTAATTATGGTTCACATATAGACTCTGCAGCTGTGGAACTTCCAATATAAAGACTAAGCAATAACGCAACCAGATTATGGGAAGTCTTAAAAGCACCGTTTTCTTCAACTACAAAGCCCAAACACCTCTTAGATCACATTTACATACTGAGGAAGACAAAAAAACGGGTCAATAAACaacataacataaaataaactcaGAACCAAATCATGAAAACAGATCGGCAACCAAAAGAAAGATCGTTCGTTGTGTCAATGGCTGTAAGGTTAACGGAGGGCGGTATGCTAACCCCAGGTTGCCCAGTTAGCTGCACTGCCGACCCGGGGCATGCTGTTAACCTTAGAATAGGCATCCACTGCAAAAGAAGCTCCACACATTGCCCCCTCACTATCAACTCTAGGCATGGCTTTCATCTTGTTCTTCGGATGCTCAAAGCTCATTAGTCCTCCTTCACTGTGGTACATGCACCCTGCAAAAGATATTTCCAATCAGATTCGGTTCAACTAGGTTCGACCCCCTTTTGCTGTTAATACTAGATTAGCATAATACCAGCAGGGAATGGAGCAAATGACTTTCTACAGCTTGCTTTAATGAGGTCTACATTGTCTGATATCATAACAGAGCCATCAGCTGCTATGCCCCAGAACAGATTCACTGCTTTATCTGCACCCTGCAAATGATTTTCAGGCAAATATGGTTCATCATTTACTGCAAACGACTGAAAAACAACTGCATCCACCCCCTTAAGTTTGAGCATATCATGGAAAAAACCATTGGTTTTAAAATTCAGACCACATCCCCTTTGTTGATATTAGGcatttcttgataatgaatTGGACTTACAATGGCTGCAAAAACAGCTCCAGCCTTGTGATCATAGATCACGAACCCGAAGCTGCCATCGAGCTCTTTAAGAAGGCGATGGGCCGGGATAGGGCTTCTGTCCCGGAGGGTGCGATAGGCTTCAATCACAAACATGGCCTCATTGCTTCCCTTCGAAAGCCCATATTGCTTGTTGAGGGTGTACAAGTTGTTCAAACTCCCCAAGAAAATGCAGTACACATCATTTACACTGCAGAACAACCTGCAAAGTCCATAATCTTGGATCAATATCCAGTCCCAAAACGTGTACATGGCAATGAAAGCTAAACAGGTTAACTTGGacatttttcttctcatttgtGTATATGATCTACACTAAACACGTTATACCCAGATCAAGAAggaaaatgcaagaaaaagcACTAATGATTTCAGGAAatcgtgtgtgtgtgtgatgttTACAAGATTACCTCTGGTGTGACTCGAGTGAGCGTTGAGGTGGGGCGTAGGCCAAGAACCCCTTGTTTGCAAATCCAAGAGAGAAGCCATTGGTGGGATTTGAAGCTAAGAAATCCTCCAAAGTCTGCTCTGGACTCTTGGCGCTCATAGAAGCCTGTTCTGAGGCAGGGCTATGCAATTCTTTTGGTGGATTCATCACACCATTCTTGAATACACCCAACATTTTTCTCACACTTGtttttctctccttttttgttccttttctctcttcccaacaacaaaaaaacttCAAACAAGTAACAGCAGCGACTGAGTGCAACCAAATGAatgtaattacaaaatcaaGCGAAAAATGTTGCAACGGATAAGAAATTTTGAGATAGAAGTGGAGCATTTATAGGGGAGTAGTAGGATACAAAAGTAGGTGGCAACGTTATCCAGAAGGTTTTTCTAAGATTATTATCCACCGTGTACAAAAGTCTtgtattttatcatatctTCTTATCTCAAAAGTTTATTAAAGTCTACGAACGAGTACTTTATTGTTTAGCTGTTTtaaactaaaagaaaagacTTTCTTGCATTGAGAAGGAATACTTTTGCGCTGAAATAGGAAACAGTCACAATCCTTATCCACAACCATAGTGACAATTACTCTAATCCGACTCAGCAGATTCCCCGTGTCGCTCCGATTCATTGAAAATTTCCTGATTTCCTTTTGTTAAGATCATATGTTAGTCCATGAATGTAATCCCATCGCTTCTACCTCACTACCAAGAAACTCCTTtaagtttataatt encodes:
- the LOC105167924 gene encoding trafficking protein particle complex subunit 13; amino-acid sequence: MSGGGGGAQQAVHSLAFRVMRLCRPTLHVDTAPLKFDPCDILFGEDLFDDPIAASHLPRLLSSQSNTSVSDPSDLSYRSRFLLHHPTDSLGFPGLLVLPQAFGAIYLGETFCSYISINNSSNFEVRDVIIKAEIQTERQRIVLLDTSKTPVESIRAGGRYDFIVEHDVKELGAHTLVCTALYSDGDSERKYLPQFFKFIVSNPLSVRTKVRNVKETTFLEACIENHTKSNLYMDQVEFEPAKHWIVTTLKTADHSLEHNLLMGETFKEPVLIRSGGGIYNYLYELKFSSPHSGQVKVEGSNILGKLQITWRTNLGEPGRLQTQHIVGNPITRKEIELDAVEIPPSIILDKPFLVSFQLINLTERVLGPFEVWLSESDLLNEKAVMVNGLQTMTLGEAQAFSSLKFQLNLIATKHGIQKISGITVFDTVEKKTYNSLLELEIYVDSQ
- the LOC105167926 gene encoding stem-specific protein TSJT1-like, which gives rise to MLGVFKNGVMNPPKELHSPASEQASMSAKSPEQTLEDFLASNPTNGFSLGFANKGFLAYAPPQRSLESHQRLFCSVNDVYCIFLGSLNNLYTLNKQYGLSKGSNEAMFVIEAYRTLRDRSPIPAHRLLKELDGSFGFVIYDHKAGAVFAAIGADKAVNLFWGIAADGSVMISDNVDLIKASCRKSFAPFPAGCMYHSEGGLMSFEHPKNKMKAMPRVDSEGAMCGASFAVDAYSKVNSMPRVGSAANWATWG